One stretch of Pararhizobium qamdonense DNA includes these proteins:
- a CDS encoding ABC transporter substrate-binding protein yields the protein MSIFSKSIALAAGAVMAAASLTMPVQAQDGAGQQLYPLFTYRTGPYAPSFIPFGAGNIDYLRYVNEVEGGVNGVKILIQECETAYTIERGIECYERYKDGYDGALTAAIYPHSSGLDVALTDKARIDKIPIVSPGGGQNIATDGRVFPYQFPLIFDYWSEAQIIVDYIAQQAGGYDKLKGVKIATLYHDSGYGRDTIEPLGILAKKYGFEDIQIPVPHPGEQQQAQWQQIRRAGADWVFLRGWGVMTPVAIKTAARVGFPADRIIGDIWSGSEDDARPAGAAAKGYLAVSVFPPGTDYGILKTLKENILDKGKSDLKDNSKFGTVYYNYGVIEAITFVEALRTGQKKFGNKPLNNEEGQWALENLDIDQKRVAELGAEGLISPLKTSIDNHKGETIAAKIIQWNGETWDTRTDWIKADSTLFADVIKAKAAAYAAEKGITPRQDASN from the coding sequence ATGTCGATATTTTCCAAATCCATCGCGCTTGCGGCCGGCGCCGTCATGGCCGCCGCGAGCCTGACCATGCCAGTGCAGGCACAGGACGGCGCCGGCCAGCAGCTCTACCCGCTCTTCACCTATAGGACCGGTCCCTACGCACCGTCCTTCATCCCGTTCGGGGCAGGCAATATCGATTATCTGCGCTACGTGAACGAGGTCGAAGGCGGCGTGAACGGCGTCAAGATCCTGATCCAGGAATGCGAAACAGCTTACACGATCGAGCGCGGCATCGAGTGCTACGAACGCTACAAGGACGGCTATGACGGCGCGCTGACGGCGGCGATTTACCCGCATTCGAGCGGCCTTGACGTGGCGCTCACCGACAAGGCGCGGATCGACAAGATCCCGATCGTCAGCCCGGGCGGCGGCCAGAACATCGCGACCGACGGCCGCGTGTTTCCCTATCAGTTTCCGCTGATTTTCGACTACTGGAGCGAAGCTCAGATCATCGTTGATTACATCGCACAGCAGGCCGGTGGCTATGACAAGCTGAAGGGCGTCAAGATCGCAACGCTTTATCACGACTCGGGCTATGGCCGCGATACGATCGAACCGCTGGGGATTCTTGCCAAGAAATACGGTTTCGAGGATATTCAGATCCCCGTTCCGCATCCGGGTGAACAGCAGCAGGCGCAGTGGCAGCAGATCCGGCGTGCGGGCGCCGACTGGGTGTTCCTGCGCGGCTGGGGGGTTATGACGCCGGTCGCGATCAAGACGGCCGCGCGTGTCGGCTTCCCGGCCGATCGCATCATCGGCGATATCTGGAGTGGTTCGGAAGACGATGCCCGCCCGGCCGGCGCTGCCGCCAAGGGTTATCTTGCCGTCTCGGTTTTCCCGCCGGGCACGGATTACGGCATCCTGAAGACGCTGAAGGAAAACATCCTCGACAAGGGTAAGTCAGACCTTAAGGACAACAGCAAATTCGGCACGGTCTATTATAATTACGGAGTGATCGAGGCCATCACCTTCGTTGAAGCGCTGCGAACCGGCCAGAAGAAGTTCGGCAACAAGCCGCTTAACAACGAAGAGGGCCAATGGGCGCTTGAGAACCTCGACATCGACCAGAAACGCGTTGCGGAACTGGGCGCAGAGGGGTTGATCAGCCCGTTGAAGACGTCGATCGACAACCATAAGGGCGAGACGATCGCTGCCAAGATCATCCAGTGGAATGGTGAGACCTGGGATACCAGGACCGACTGGATCAAGGCGGATTCCACCCTGTTTGCCGACGTGATCAAGGCAAAAGCCGCGGCTTATGCGGCGGAAAAGGGTATCACGCCGCGCCAAGACGCCAGCAACTAA
- a CDS encoding ABC transporter ATP-binding protein, giving the protein MTHQATAGFLEVRNVEALYGQAILAVRDVSLTIEEGSIVALLGANGAGKTTTLKAISNLLGPARGRVSKGDIRWRDEPVSDLSASKLVARGIVQVLEGRHVFPQLTVEENILSGGFVGRPSRKALNDSLEQIYTWFPRLQQKRKTKAGLTSGGEQQMVAIGRALMTKPKLVLLDEPSMGLAPIIVQEIFEIVRTLNKDSGVSFLLAEQNANLALKYADYAYILETGRVALSGTAEELRARDDVHDFYLGGAKSNVPH; this is encoded by the coding sequence ATGACGCACCAGGCGACAGCCGGATTTCTAGAGGTCCGCAATGTGGAAGCGCTTTATGGGCAGGCTATCCTTGCCGTCAGAGATGTATCCTTGACGATCGAGGAGGGCAGCATCGTTGCCCTTCTCGGGGCCAATGGGGCGGGCAAGACGACGACGCTGAAGGCCATTTCCAATCTGCTCGGCCCGGCGCGGGGCCGCGTCAGCAAGGGCGATATCCGCTGGCGTGACGAGCCGGTCAGTGATCTCTCCGCCTCAAAACTCGTCGCGCGCGGTATCGTTCAGGTGCTGGAAGGACGGCATGTCTTTCCGCAATTGACCGTGGAGGAAAACATCCTTTCCGGCGGGTTTGTCGGCAGGCCGTCGCGCAAGGCGCTCAACGACAGCCTTGAACAGATCTATACTTGGTTTCCCCGCCTGCAGCAAAAACGCAAGACCAAGGCTGGCCTGACCTCCGGGGGAGAGCAGCAGATGGTGGCGATCGGGCGTGCCTTGATGACCAAGCCCAAGCTTGTCCTGCTGGATGAGCCGTCAATGGGCCTGGCGCCAATCATTGTTCAGGAAATCTTCGAGATCGTGCGGACGCTGAACAAGGATTCAGGTGTAAGTTTCCTGCTGGCCGAGCAGAACGCCAATCTGGCGCTAAAATATGCCGACTATGCCTATATCCTCGAAACGGGAAGGGTCGCGCTCTCCGGCACAGCTGAGGAATTGCGCGCCCGGGACGATGTACACGATTTCTATCTGGGCGGCGCCAAGTCCAATGTTCCGCACTAA
- a CDS encoding ABC transporter substrate-binding protein, with the protein MSGSKTRSPALTIASAAALALGVCGPALAADSSPDATVNIGSLYEPQNLDNTAGAGQGINEAFNGNVYEALFRLTDAGTVEPSLAKDTKVSDDGLTYTFTLQPGVTFHSGAPLTSKDVKFSIERVTAEASKSSRKSSLKTIAGVETPDDSTVVVKLASRSISLPYNLSYVWVVNDEATDFQSKEDGTGPYALQEWRRGSSIAIARFDKYWGEKPKNAEVVFQYFTEATALNNALLTGSVDVITSVQSPDSLAQFKDNPEFTVSEGKSTTKLLLAYNDRVAPFDNVKVRKALARGIDDAKLLKAVWGDYGTLIGSFVPPTDAWYADLTKVDAYDPESAKALLAEAGYPDGFTFTIDTPNYDPHPIAAQFIQSELAKIGVKVEINVITANEWYTKVYKAHDFQATLQEHVNHRDIVFYGNPDFYWGYNNPKVADLIKQAEASGTEAGQTEKLKEANTIIADDAASNWFYLYPQIVVSKATVAGYPLNGLNSQFFAYGITKAE; encoded by the coding sequence ATGAGCGGTTCCAAAACCCGCAGCCCGGCACTCACGATAGCGTCTGCCGCTGCCCTTGCTTTGGGCGTTTGCGGTCCTGCGCTTGCCGCAGATAGCAGTCCGGATGCCACGGTGAATATCGGCTCGCTCTATGAACCACAAAACCTCGACAACACGGCTGGCGCCGGGCAGGGTATCAATGAGGCTTTCAACGGCAATGTCTACGAGGCTTTGTTCCGGCTTACGGATGCGGGCACGGTGGAGCCGTCGCTTGCCAAGGACACCAAGGTCAGCGACGACGGACTGACCTATACCTTTACGCTGCAGCCTGGGGTCACCTTCCATTCCGGTGCACCGCTCACCTCCAAGGACGTCAAGTTCTCGATCGAGCGCGTCACGGCGGAAGCGTCGAAAAGTTCGCGCAAGAGCAGCCTGAAAACCATTGCAGGCGTCGAGACGCCGGACGATTCCACCGTTGTGGTGAAGCTTGCCTCGCGTTCAATCTCATTGCCTTACAATCTGAGCTATGTCTGGGTGGTCAACGACGAGGCGACGGATTTCCAGTCGAAGGAAGACGGGACCGGTCCCTACGCACTGCAGGAATGGCGCCGCGGCTCATCGATTGCTATCGCACGCTTCGACAAATATTGGGGTGAGAAACCGAAAAACGCCGAGGTGGTCTTTCAATATTTCACCGAGGCGACCGCGCTCAACAATGCACTACTGACCGGTTCGGTCGACGTCATCACCTCCGTCCAGAGCCCGGATTCGCTGGCGCAATTCAAGGACAATCCGGAGTTCACGGTCAGCGAAGGCAAGTCCACGACGAAGCTTCTGCTCGCCTATAACGACCGCGTCGCACCCTTTGACAATGTGAAGGTCCGTAAGGCGCTGGCCCGTGGGATCGATGATGCGAAGCTATTGAAAGCAGTCTGGGGCGACTACGGCACGCTGATCGGCTCCTTCGTGCCGCCGACAGATGCCTGGTATGCCGATCTCACCAAGGTGGATGCCTACGACCCGGAAAGCGCCAAGGCCCTGCTGGCGGAAGCGGGTTATCCCGATGGCTTCACCTTCACCATCGATACCCCGAACTACGACCCGCATCCGATCGCTGCGCAGTTCATCCAGAGCGAGCTCGCCAAGATCGGCGTCAAGGTGGAGATCAACGTCATCACCGCCAATGAGTGGTACACGAAGGTCTACAAGGCGCACGACTTTCAGGCGACGCTGCAGGAGCATGTCAATCACCGCGACATCGTCTTCTACGGCAACCCGGATTTCTACTGGGGCTATAACAACCCGAAGGTTGCCGATCTGATCAAGCAGGCCGAAGCCAGCGGCACCGAGGCCGGGCAGACGGAAAAGCTGAAGGAAGCCAACACGATCATCGCCGACGATGCGGCCAGCAACTGGTTCTACCTTTATCCGCAGATCGTCGTATCGAAAGCGACCGTAGCCGGCTATCCGCTGAATGGTCTCAACTCGCAGTTCTTCGCCTATGGCATCACCAAGGCTGAATAA
- a CDS encoding ABC transporter permease, producing the protein MILFVLLRLLPGDPANALVSVGADAAQIEAARKQVGSDLPLYEQFLRFSGSLARFDLGNSFVSGAPVLAEIGKRLIVTLPLTLMALAVAIAIAVPLGILSVIRQNTWYGALISVVSQLGIAIPVFWIGILLVTAFAVNLRLFPSGGFPSRGWAAPGAALQSLVLPVATIAIVMSASLIRYVRSATQDVLGSDYLRTARALGATFTEALIRHGIRNGAVPVISILGIELASTLLGAVVVERVFALPGLGSMLLLGIEQRDYPNVQGVLFVSTLLVLMVGFAADLIQRLVDPRLRSRISGGGT; encoded by the coding sequence GTGATCCTGTTCGTTCTGCTGCGTCTTTTGCCGGGCGACCCTGCCAATGCGCTGGTCTCGGTCGGCGCCGATGCGGCGCAGATCGAAGCCGCCCGCAAGCAGGTCGGGTCAGACCTGCCGCTCTATGAACAATTTCTGCGCTTCTCCGGCAGTCTTGCCCGCTTCGACCTTGGAAACTCCTTTGTCAGCGGTGCGCCCGTGCTGGCTGAGATCGGCAAGCGTTTGATCGTCACCCTGCCGTTGACGCTGATGGCCCTTGCCGTTGCGATCGCCATCGCTGTTCCCCTTGGTATCCTCTCCGTTATCCGGCAGAACACATGGTACGGGGCGTTGATTTCGGTTGTTTCCCAGCTCGGCATCGCCATTCCGGTGTTCTGGATCGGCATTCTTCTGGTGACCGCTTTTGCCGTCAATCTAAGGCTTTTTCCTTCCGGCGGTTTTCCGTCGCGCGGCTGGGCCGCGCCCGGCGCCGCTCTTCAGTCCCTTGTGCTGCCGGTGGCGACGATCGCCATCGTCATGTCGGCATCTCTCATCCGTTATGTGCGCTCGGCGACCCAGGACGTGCTCGGCAGCGATTATCTGCGCACGGCGCGGGCGCTGGGCGCCACCTTCACAGAAGCGCTGATCCGTCATGGTATCCGCAACGGCGCCGTGCCGGTGATCTCCATTCTGGGCATCGAACTTGCCTCGACCCTGTTGGGCGCCGTCGTGGTGGAGCGCGTTTTCGCACTGCCGGGTCTCGGCTCGATGCTGCTTCTCGGTATCGAGCAGCGTGATTACCCCAATGTGCAGGGTGTCCTGTTTGTATCGACTCTCCTGGTGCTGATGGTCGGCTTTGCAGCCGATCTGATCCAACGGCTGGTCGATCCGCGCCTGCGCAGCCGGATTTCCGGGGGAGGAACATGA
- a CDS encoding ABC transporter permease, whose amino-acid sequence MAAAENIRQKTTIPWPLAAGGLLVGLHVAVALLSLVWTPYGVGDMAGGRLEGPSFAHWAGTDRLGRDLMSQIMAGSGIAVIVGCGAVAFGALIGVTAGVLSAFATRTLDDVLAAAFDILIAFPTLLLAMLIVASGNGASLLTAILAIGVAGSAIVARLSRILAKRVLAMDYIAAARISGTSWPGIVRIHVLPNIWPTLIVNFALQFGLAVIAEASLSYLGLGAPPPNASWGRLLQEAQSSVYTAPFGAIAPGLALVSLVIGLNLFADGLREVADPTRRRSR is encoded by the coding sequence ATGGCCGCAGCTGAAAACATACGGCAGAAAACCACCATCCCGTGGCCGCTTGCGGCTGGCGGCCTTCTTGTGGGCCTGCATGTCGCTGTTGCGCTGCTTTCGCTCGTATGGACGCCCTACGGGGTGGGCGATATGGCCGGTGGCCGGCTGGAGGGGCCGTCTTTTGCCCATTGGGCGGGCACCGACCGGCTCGGACGCGATCTCATGAGCCAGATCATGGCCGGCTCGGGCATCGCGGTCATCGTCGGCTGCGGCGCCGTCGCGTTCGGGGCCCTGATTGGCGTCACGGCGGGGGTTCTCTCCGCTTTTGCAACGCGCACGCTCGACGATGTGCTGGCGGCGGCCTTCGATATCCTCATCGCTTTCCCCACGTTGCTGCTTGCCATGCTCATCGTTGCCTCCGGCAATGGGGCGAGCCTCTTGACGGCCATTCTCGCGATTGGCGTTGCCGGATCGGCGATCGTGGCGCGGCTATCGCGCATTTTGGCAAAACGCGTGCTGGCAATGGACTATATCGCGGCGGCGCGTATCTCGGGTACGTCCTGGCCAGGCATCGTGCGCATCCATGTGCTGCCGAATATCTGGCCGACGCTGATCGTCAATTTTGCGCTGCAGTTCGGCCTCGCCGTCATTGCCGAGGCATCGCTCTCCTATCTCGGGCTTGGTGCACCGCCGCCGAATGCTTCCTGGGGCCGGCTGCTGCAAGAAGCGCAGTCCTCCGTCTATACCGCTCCGTTCGGCGCGATCGCGCCCGGCCTTGCGCTGGTGTCGCTGGTCATCGGCCTCAACCTGTTTGCCGATGGTTTGCGCGAGGTCGCCGATCCAACGCGCAGGAGAAGCCGATGA
- a CDS encoding ATP-binding cassette domain-containing protein: MSTLLSVEHLDIRTSGRTLVSGMSFSIAPGERVGLIGESGSGKSLTALAILGLLPVTMQVSGAIALNGHPVTGARDRDLVPLRGTVMTAVFQEPMTALDPLMRIGHQMGEVVRRRARRDGETFGRAEMSRQVLALLERVALPEASRIAHAFPHEISGGQRQRAAIAMALACRPKLLIADEPTTALDVTTQMEILTLLEGLVRDEAMGLLFISHDLPVVASIATRALVMRHGRLIEEGPVAALFNRPAHLYTAELVAAARAFDAALEMTP; this comes from the coding sequence ATGAGCACCCTGTTGAGCGTCGAACATCTCGACATCCGCACGTCCGGCCGGACGCTCGTCTCCGGCATGTCCTTTTCGATCGCTCCTGGCGAACGCGTGGGGCTTATCGGTGAATCCGGCTCGGGGAAATCCTTGACGGCGCTGGCGATCCTCGGCCTCCTGCCGGTAACGATGCAGGTCAGCGGCGCGATCGCGTTGAACGGCCATCCAGTGACCGGCGCGCGCGACCGCGACCTTGTGCCCTTGCGGGGGACGGTCATGACTGCCGTGTTTCAAGAGCCGATGACCGCGCTTGATCCGCTGATGCGGATTGGCCATCAGATGGGCGAAGTGGTGCGGCGCCGGGCGCGGCGGGATGGCGAAACGTTCGGACGGGCCGAGATGTCGCGGCAGGTTCTGGCCCTTTTGGAGCGTGTTGCGCTGCCAGAGGCATCTCGGATTGCCCACGCTTTTCCGCATGAGATTTCCGGCGGTCAGCGCCAGCGTGCGGCCATCGCGATGGCGCTCGCCTGCCGGCCGAAACTGCTAATCGCCGACGAGCCGACCACCGCGCTCGACGTTACCACGCAGATGGAAATTCTGACGCTGCTGGAAGGCCTGGTTCGTGACGAAGCCATGGGGCTCCTTTTTATCAGCCACGACCTGCCGGTGGTGGCAAGTATTGCCACCAGGGCACTGGTCATGCGTCATGGCAGGCTGATCGAGGAAGGGCCGGTTGCGGCACTTTTCAACCGGCCGGCTCACCTCTATACCGCCGAGCTGGTGGCGGCCGCACGCGCCTTCGATGCAGCCCTGGAGATGACGCCATGA
- a CDS encoding ABC transporter ATP-binding protein codes for MTLLNLSGVSFTYGGGKAVLQDIDLAINAGSNLGIVGESGSGKTTLLNLLLGLRQASAGLVTFRGESLDARNRAFMRGFRRSVQAVFQDPYSSLDPRQRVFDIIAEPLRSLKIDTDIGEAVTEALRDVDLPADAARRYPHEFSGGQRQRIAIARAIVAKPDIIIADEVVSALDLSTRTRIIDLMRMLSSRMTFIVVSHDIALVALLCEQLVVLEKGRIVEQGATRDLLARPAHPYTQRLLASMPRMPVPG; via the coding sequence ATGACCCTTCTCAATCTCTCCGGCGTCTCCTTCACCTATGGCGGCGGCAAAGCGGTTTTGCAGGATATCGATCTCGCCATCAATGCCGGAAGCAATCTCGGCATTGTCGGCGAATCCGGCTCCGGCAAGACGACGCTTCTCAATCTGCTGCTCGGGCTGAGGCAGGCTTCTGCGGGGCTGGTGACCTTTCGCGGCGAGAGCCTCGACGCCCGTAATCGCGCGTTTATGCGTGGCTTCCGTCGCAGCGTCCAGGCGGTGTTCCAGGATCCCTATTCCTCGCTCGATCCGCGCCAGCGGGTCTTCGACATTATCGCCGAGCCGTTGAGGTCGCTGAAAATCGACACGGATATCGGCGAAGCGGTGACGGAGGCTCTGCGGGATGTGGATTTGCCTGCGGATGCAGCCCGGCGCTATCCCCACGAATTCTCCGGCGGCCAGCGCCAACGTATCGCAATCGCACGGGCGATCGTCGCCAAGCCCGACATCATCATCGCCGACGAAGTCGTCAGCGCGCTCGATCTCTCCACACGTACGCGGATCATCGACCTGATGCGCATGCTGTCGTCGCGCATGACCTTCATCGTCGTCTCGCACGATATCGCGCTGGTGGCGCTGCTTTGCGAACAGTTGGTGGTGCTGGAAAAAGGCCGCATTGTCGAACAGGGTGCCACGCGCGATCTGCTTGCCCGCCCAGCACATCCGTATACGCAAAGACTGCTGGCGAGCATGCCGAGGATGCCTGTGCCGGGTTGA
- a CDS encoding amino acid ABC transporter permease — MQKAIAGLFLHGPWNLAITVVTLAFLAWIAIPIIRWAILDGVWTAGPQACAAENAGACWAFIGAKLRFILFAFYPPDQQWRPALVLAGLVLLLTLSAIPCFWSVRLAGVWFFAFIAIWILMAGTLGLPRVSTNQWGGLPITLAVSIAALVLAFPLALVMALARQSKMGIIRTLAVGYIELLRAVPMIAVLYIAMLILPMALPGGSMLDKLLRAQIGVTSFASAYLAEIIRAGLQAVPHGQDEAAAALGLTRIHTLRLIVLPQALRAVIPAIVNLSVGILLNTSLLAVIGIYDLLNAARASATDPQWLGFYTEAYIFSAVVYFAISFLASRYSLWLEGFLKTSQHRP, encoded by the coding sequence TTGCAAAAAGCCATTGCCGGGCTGTTTCTCCATGGTCCCTGGAATTTGGCGATCACGGTCGTGACACTCGCGTTCCTCGCCTGGATCGCTATTCCGATCATCCGCTGGGCCATTCTCGATGGCGTGTGGACGGCAGGTCCGCAGGCGTGCGCGGCGGAAAATGCGGGAGCCTGCTGGGCATTCATCGGCGCCAAGCTGCGTTTCATCCTTTTCGCATTCTATCCGCCGGACCAGCAGTGGCGGCCAGCGCTGGTGCTGGCGGGGCTGGTGCTTCTTCTCACTCTTTCCGCCATCCCATGCTTCTGGAGCGTGCGGCTTGCCGGTGTCTGGTTTTTCGCCTTTATCGCCATCTGGATATTGATGGCCGGCACGCTCGGATTGCCGCGCGTTTCAACCAATCAATGGGGCGGCCTGCCGATCACGCTCGCCGTGTCCATCGCCGCCCTTGTTCTGGCATTCCCGCTCGCCTTGGTAATGGCGCTCGCGCGGCAATCAAAAATGGGGATCATCCGCACGCTTGCTGTTGGCTATATCGAGCTTTTGCGTGCGGTGCCGATGATCGCCGTTCTTTATATCGCCATGCTGATATTGCCGATGGCCCTGCCGGGCGGCTCGATGCTCGACAAGCTCCTGCGTGCCCAGATCGGCGTGACATCGTTCGCCTCCGCCTATCTCGCCGAAATCATCCGGGCGGGACTGCAGGCCGTGCCCCACGGCCAGGATGAAGCCGCAGCAGCGCTTGGCCTTACCCGCATCCATACGCTCCGGCTCATCGTCCTGCCCCAGGCCCTGCGCGCGGTCATTCCCGCGATCGTGAACCTTTCCGTCGGCATTCTGCTGAACACATCGCTTCTGGCGGTCATCGGCATCTACGACCTTTTGAACGCGGCGCGCGCCTCTGCCACGGATCCGCAATGGCTGGGTTTTTACACAGAGGCATATATTTTCAGCGCGGTCGTCTACTTCGCCATAAGCTTCCTGGCATCGCGCTATAGCCTATGGCTCGAAGGATTTCTCAAGACATCGCAGCATCGCCCCTGA
- a CDS encoding amino acid ABC transporter permease, with translation MFARAVSWIGPFPFRQAGLLLGVIAIFWFLGNNTLSTMERAGLTPGFSFLSQRANFEIGESVIAYAAGDSYGRAILAGIANTAKVAALGCLLATLLGVALGVARLSGNPLLSRLVQAYVEILRGTPLLLQLFLWSSLFQHFPAPRNASSLFESIFVSNRGVFVPSFGFDGLPATLWIPGFALVLLGGWTIARKMFFGTTQYGLKMTALLLALFVASILALKLTGFTPTTEIPAKGGFNIRGGLSLSPEFAALLIGLVVNASATIAEIVRSGIQSVRAGQWEAARALGMKPGQIMRLIVFPQALRVIMPLMTSSYLDLTKNSSLAVAIGFPDIVSVANTTANTTGQVLEAIALIMAVYLGINLAVSAFMNVYNRKIALKGALVR, from the coding sequence TTGTTTGCACGCGCCGTCAGCTGGATCGGCCCTTTCCCTTTTCGCCAGGCCGGACTGCTCCTCGGGGTCATCGCCATATTCTGGTTTCTTGGCAACAACACCCTCTCGACCATGGAACGTGCCGGCCTGACACCCGGATTTTCGTTTCTGAGCCAGCGCGCGAATTTCGAGATCGGCGAAAGCGTGATTGCCTATGCGGCAGGCGACAGCTATGGCCGTGCTATTCTGGCCGGTATCGCAAACACGGCCAAAGTCGCAGCGCTCGGCTGCCTGCTCGCGACCCTCCTCGGTGTTGCGCTTGGCGTCGCCAGGCTTTCGGGCAATCCCCTCCTGTCCCGTCTCGTTCAAGCTTATGTGGAAATTTTGCGCGGCACCCCGCTTCTGCTCCAGCTTTTTCTCTGGAGCAGTCTTTTCCAGCATTTCCCGGCGCCGAGAAACGCATCGTCTCTTTTCGAGAGCATATTCGTCAGCAACCGCGGTGTCTTCGTTCCATCCTTCGGTTTTGATGGCCTGCCCGCAACGCTCTGGATACCGGGCTTTGCGCTCGTGCTCCTCGGCGGATGGACGATCGCGCGAAAAATGTTTTTCGGCACGACCCAATACGGCCTGAAAATGACGGCATTGCTTCTGGCCCTCTTCGTGGCCTCAATTCTTGCTCTCAAACTTACAGGCTTCACGCCAACGACGGAAATACCCGCCAAGGGTGGGTTCAATATCAGGGGCGGCCTGTCGCTTTCTCCCGAATTTGCGGCTCTTCTCATCGGGCTCGTCGTCAACGCATCGGCGACCATCGCCGAAATCGTCCGTAGCGGCATTCAATCCGTGCGCGCCGGGCAATGGGAAGCCGCCCGCGCGCTTGGCATGAAGCCGGGGCAGATCATGCGGCTCATCGTCTTTCCGCAGGCCCTGCGCGTGATCATGCCGCTGATGACCTCCAGCTATCTCGACCTCACGAAAAACTCCAGCCTGGCAGTCGCCATCGGCTTTCCCGATATCGTCAGTGTCGCCAACACGACCGCCAACACAACGGGGCAGGTTCTGGAAGCCATCGCCCTGATCATGGCGGTTTACCTTGGTATCAATCTTGCGGTTTCCGCTTTCATGAATGTCTACAACAGAAAGATCGCCCTGAAAGGTGCTCTCGTCCGATGA
- a CDS encoding amino acid ABC transporter substrate-binding protein, whose product MLKHSLWNARTAGVFALALSAASFLSTGLANAGETLDKIKERGLIKVGVGTTPGFFSPDGDGKWQGFFVDFGRALSITVFNTPDKVEFTNSSPQQRLPALQAGEYDILLSGVTQTINRAFKLGFHFGPVVFYDGQGLLVRKDLGVTKGADLDGATIGVQSGTTGELNIADFFRKSGKTFTPITIEETAEFVKALDTGRVDALTQDATDLAGKRTQLKNPDDYVLLPERLSKEPLAPAVRAGDDQWLEIVNWTVYATIQAEEFGISSANVDQFLESKDPAIQRFLGTDPSLGEAIGLDPKFAYTIIKTVGNYGEIFQRHVGKGTPLNFDRGLNALWTNGGLLYSPPFR is encoded by the coding sequence ATGTTGAAACACAGTTTATGGAATGCGCGCACTGCAGGGGTTTTCGCGCTTGCGCTATCGGCAGCCTCGTTTTTGAGCACTGGCCTGGCCAATGCCGGCGAAACGCTGGACAAGATCAAGGAGCGCGGCCTGATCAAGGTTGGCGTCGGCACCACGCCGGGCTTCTTTTCGCCTGATGGCGACGGCAAATGGCAGGGCTTCTTCGTCGATTTCGGCCGTGCGCTCTCGATCACGGTTTTCAACACCCCTGACAAGGTCGAGTTCACCAACTCCTCGCCACAGCAGCGTCTGCCAGCCCTTCAGGCCGGCGAATACGATATTCTGTTGTCCGGCGTGACCCAGACCATCAACCGTGCGTTCAAACTCGGCTTCCATTTCGGTCCGGTGGTTTTCTATGATGGGCAGGGGCTGCTCGTCCGCAAGGATCTCGGCGTCACCAAGGGTGCCGATCTCGATGGGGCCACCATCGGCGTCCAGAGCGGCACCACCGGCGAACTGAACATCGCCGACTTTTTCCGCAAGTCTGGCAAGACCTTCACCCCGATCACCATCGAGGAAACGGCTGAATTCGTAAAGGCGCTCGACACCGGCCGCGTGGATGCGCTGACGCAGGACGCGACCGACCTTGCCGGCAAACGCACCCAGCTGAAAAATCCCGACGACTACGTGCTGCTCCCCGAGCGGCTGTCGAAAGAACCGCTCGCTCCGGCCGTGCGCGCAGGCGACGACCAGTGGCTGGAAATCGTCAACTGGACTGTCTACGCGACCATCCAGGCCGAGGAATTCGGCATTTCCAGCGCCAATGTCGATCAGTTCCTGGAGAGCAAGGACCCGGCGATCCAGCGTTTCCTCGGCACCGACCCGTCGCTGGGCGAAGCCATCGGGCTTGATCCCAAATTCGCCTATACCATCATCAAGACCGTCGGCAATTACGGCGAGATCTTCCAGCGTCACGTCGGCAAGGGCACGCCGCTCAACTTCGATCGTGGCCTGAATGCTTTGTGGACTAATGGCGGTCTGCTTTATTCGCCGCCGTTCCGCTGA
- a CDS encoding 4Fe-4S dicluster domain-containing protein: protein MIEVLDTDACTDCNLCVQVCPTNVFEAMPEGPPLILRQSSCQTCFMCEAYCPVDALYVDPDADAVHGLTVEGVHENKLFGSYRKAIGWHRETRHRRHIDDHFRIPQ from the coding sequence ATGATCGAGGTTCTGGATACCGATGCCTGCACGGACTGCAATCTCTGCGTCCAGGTATGCCCGACCAATGTCTTTGAAGCGATGCCCGAAGGGCCGCCGCTCATTCTGCGGCAATCGTCCTGTCAGACCTGCTTCATGTGCGAAGCCTATTGCCCGGTAGACGCGCTCTATGTCGATCCGGATGCAGACGCCGTGCATGGACTGACTGTCGAAGGAGTGCACGAAAACAAGCTGTTCGGCAGCTATCGCAAAGCCATTGGCTGGCACAGGGAGACTCGCCACCGCCGTCACATCGACGATCACTTCCGTATTCCGCAATAG